The proteins below come from a single Lactobacillus johnsonii genomic window:
- the tyrS gene encoding tyrosine--tRNA ligase: MAKFDILEDLKWRGAINQETDEEGLRKYLAEHDDLALYCGTDPTGDSLHIGHLIPFMILKRFQMAGYHPVILIGGGTGAIGDPSGRKTERTLQTAEQVKHNEEKLTAQMKKLFGTENFEIRNNAEWLGKMNLLDFLRDYGKFFQVNNMINKDVVASRLENGISFTEFSYQILQAIDFYHLNKDNGVQMQIGGSDQWGNITAGIDLIHKLDGSDRPAFGLTIPLMLKADGTKFGKSAGGAVWLDPEKTSPYEFYQFWINQDDRDVVKYLKYFTFLSREEIEDLAEKTEKEPWKRAAQKRLAEEVTKFVHGEEGLKEAQIITEALFSGNVKSLSVPQIEQALKNAPSAEATHEAKNIVEFLVETKIEPSKRQAREDVKNGAIYVNGERQDDIDFIIEPDSDFDGKYVIIRKGKRKYTLVKIK; the protein is encoded by the coding sequence ATGGCAAAATTTGATATTTTAGAAGATTTAAAATGGCGTGGAGCTATTAATCAAGAAACTGATGAAGAAGGCTTGCGTAAGTACTTAGCAGAACATGACGATTTGGCTCTTTACTGTGGAACTGACCCAACTGGAGATTCACTTCACATTGGTCACCTTATTCCATTCATGATTTTGAAGAGATTCCAAATGGCAGGTTATCACCCAGTAATTTTAATTGGTGGGGGAACTGGTGCAATTGGAGACCCATCCGGTCGAAAGACTGAACGTACTCTTCAAACAGCTGAGCAAGTTAAGCACAACGAAGAAAAGTTAACTGCTCAAATGAAGAAGTTATTTGGAACTGAAAACTTTGAAATTCGCAACAATGCGGAATGGCTTGGTAAGATGAATTTGCTTGATTTCTTGCGTGACTACGGTAAGTTCTTCCAAGTTAACAACATGATTAATAAGGATGTTGTTGCTAGTCGTCTCGAAAACGGAATTTCATTTACTGAATTTTCTTACCAAATTTTGCAAGCTATTGATTTCTATCATTTGAATAAAGATAATGGCGTTCAAATGCAAATTGGTGGTAGTGACCAATGGGGTAACATTACTGCCGGAATTGACTTGATTCACAAGCTTGACGGTTCAGATCGTCCAGCATTTGGTTTAACTATTCCATTAATGCTTAAGGCTGATGGTACCAAGTTTGGTAAGTCTGCTGGTGGAGCTGTGTGGCTTGATCCTGAAAAGACGAGTCCTTACGAATTCTACCAATTCTGGATTAATCAAGATGACCGCGATGTAGTTAAATACCTTAAATACTTTACTTTCCTTAGTCGTGAAGAAATTGAAGATTTGGCTGAAAAGACTGAAAAAGAACCTTGGAAACGTGCTGCTCAAAAGAGATTAGCAGAAGAAGTTACCAAGTTTGTTCATGGTGAAGAAGGATTGAAAGAAGCTCAAATAATTACTGAAGCATTATTCTCAGGTAATGTTAAGAGTCTGTCAGTTCCTCAAATTGAACAAGCTTTGAAGAATGCTCCAAGTGCTGAAGCAACCCATGAAGCTAAGAATATCGTAGAATTTTTGGTTGAAACTAAGATTGAACCTTCTAAGCGCCAAGCACGTGAAGACGTTAAGAATGGTGCGATTTACGTAAACGGCGAACGTCAAGATGATATTGACTTTATCATCGAACCAGATAGTGATTTTGATGGAAAATATGTAATTATCCGTAAGGGTAAGAGAAAGTATACTCTAGTTAAAATTAAATAA
- a CDS encoding C1 family peptidase: MTHELTLDEIAKFQQDYQQNKQNKIAELAVVNNGVQKASFNGEGIRDLNRTFSIEIPTDNVTDQKQSGRCWLFAALNVLRHKFAKQYHTKNFTFSQSYLFFWDRIERANIFFNHILETADKPVDDRTVHFYLQAPDTDGGQWHMAISLIRKYGLVPTYAQDESFTANNTAAFNQALNMKLREDGLVLRKLAQAGKNDEIEQKRQEYLSEIYRMAVIAFGQPVQKFDLEFKDDDGNYKLDQNITPLDFFHNYFEDDLDDYVVLFNAPDHEYDKLYAFPFEDNVEGGSPVRFLNTKIENLKEAAIKQLKDGETIWFGCDVGKQSDRQKGILAADLYETDTIFGIETKLNKKERLQTGASGSTHAMTFVGVDVVDGKPRQWKVENSWGTKVGDKGYFVMDDKWFDEYLFKVVVKKQYLPEKLVKIAESEATPVPCWDSMA; this comes from the coding sequence ATGACTCATGAACTTACGCTAGATGAAATTGCAAAATTTCAACAAGATTATCAACAAAATAAGCAAAATAAAATTGCTGAATTGGCTGTTGTGAATAACGGTGTGCAAAAAGCAAGTTTCAACGGTGAGGGTATCCGTGATTTAAATCGAACTTTCTCAATTGAAATTCCAACTGATAATGTGACCGACCAAAAGCAATCAGGTCGTTGTTGGTTGTTTGCGGCTTTGAATGTTTTACGTCATAAGTTTGCCAAGCAATATCATACAAAGAACTTTACTTTTTCACAAAGCTATCTTTTCTTCTGGGATCGAATTGAAAGAGCAAATATTTTCTTTAATCATATTCTAGAAACTGCGGATAAACCTGTGGATGATCGTACTGTACATTTTTACTTACAAGCACCTGATACCGATGGTGGACAATGGCACATGGCTATTTCATTAATTAGAAAATATGGCTTGGTACCAACTTATGCACAAGACGAAAGTTTTACAGCTAATAATACGGCGGCTTTTAATCAAGCATTGAATATGAAATTACGTGAAGATGGATTAGTTTTACGCAAACTTGCTCAAGCCGGTAAAAATGATGAAATTGAACAAAAACGTCAAGAATATTTAAGTGAAATTTACCGTATGGCTGTAATTGCTTTTGGACAACCTGTGCAAAAGTTTGATCTAGAATTTAAAGATGACGATGGAAATTACAAGTTAGACCAAAATATTACCCCATTAGACTTTTTCCACAATTATTTTGAAGATGACTTAGATGATTACGTAGTACTTTTTAATGCTCCAGATCATGAGTATGATAAGCTTTACGCTTTTCCATTTGAAGATAATGTTGAAGGCGGTAGCCCAGTTAGATTTTTGAATACAAAGATTGAAAATCTTAAGGAAGCCGCAATTAAGCAGTTAAAAGATGGAGAAACAATCTGGTTTGGTTGTGATGTAGGCAAGCAAAGTGATCGTCAAAAAGGAATTTTAGCCGCTGATTTATATGAAACTGATACGATTTTTGGTATTGAAACTAAGTTAAATAAAAAAGAACGTCTTCAAACTGGTGCTAGTGGTTCAACTCATGCAATGACCTTTGTGGGTGTGGATGTAGTTGATGGTAAACCTCGTCAGTGGAAAGTAGAAAATTCCTGGGGAACAAAAGTCGGCGATAAAGGCTACTTTGTCATGGATGATAAATGGTTTGACGAATACTTATTTAAAGTTGTAGTTAAGAAGCAATATTTACCAGAGAAACTAGTAAAAATTGCTGAAAGCGAAGCAACTCCTGTTCCTTGCTGGGATTCAATGGCTTAA
- the opp3b gene encoding oligopeptide ABC transporter permease: MSKYILKRVFYMILTLFIVATATFFLMKAMPGSPYANEAKMTPTQIKIMNEQYGLNKPIFVQYLIYLGGMFKGDFGTSFQYANQSVTSLILPRLAVSMQLGLQAMVVGVVFGVLLGTLAAVKQGTWVDSTSTVLAIIGRSVPNFVLAVILQYYIALKLGWFSIAGWGSFSQSVLPTIALAVAPMAETERFVRTSMVDNMNQDYVELGRAKGLSKMEVVRGHVMRNSMIPIVTLLGPYTVALMTGSMVIENIFNIPGIGEQFVKSILTNDYPTIMGVTMIYSIGLVVVLLITDIIYGLIDPRIRLQGKEG, encoded by the coding sequence ATGAGTAAATATATTTTAAAACGTGTCTTTTATATGATCTTAACTTTGTTTATTGTGGCAACGGCAACTTTCTTTTTAATGAAAGCCATGCCGGGGTCGCCTTATGCAAATGAAGCAAAAATGACACCAACTCAAATTAAAATCATGAATGAACAATATGGTTTGAATAAACCTATTTTCGTTCAGTATTTAATCTATTTGGGTGGAATGTTCAAAGGGGATTTTGGAACTTCTTTCCAATATGCAAACCAATCAGTGACTAGTTTGATTTTGCCACGTTTGGCAGTTTCTATGCAATTGGGCTTACAGGCCATGGTTGTAGGAGTGGTATTTGGTGTATTACTTGGAACTTTAGCTGCTGTAAAACAAGGAACCTGGGTGGATTCTACTTCAACTGTTTTAGCCATTATTGGAAGATCAGTTCCTAACTTCGTTTTGGCTGTTATTCTTCAGTATTATATCGCCTTAAAATTGGGTTGGTTTTCAATTGCGGGTTGGGGTTCATTTTCTCAATCTGTTTTACCTACTATCGCTTTAGCAGTTGCTCCAATGGCTGAAACAGAACGTTTTGTTAGAACTAGTATGGTAGATAACATGAATCAAGATTACGTTGAGCTAGGGCGTGCTAAGGGATTGAGTAAGATGGAAGTTGTGCGTGGACATGTTATGCGTAATAGCATGATTCCAATTGTAACCCTTCTTGGACCGTATACTGTTGCCTTAATGACGGGTTCCATGGTTATTGAAAATATTTTTAATATTCCTGGTATTGGAGAACAATTTGTTAAATCAATTTTGACTAATGATTATCCAACAATTATGGGTGTAACTATGATTTATTCAATTGGTCTAGTAGTAGTATTACTGATTACTGATATTATTTATGGTTTGATTGATCCACGGATTAGATTACAAGGAAAGGAAGGATAA
- a CDS encoding ABC transporter permease: protein MNEEFNVSPADFEKLTPDEVQNNENISGPSLSFGQNVWLQLKKKKSAIISAIIIILMVVISFGSTPFINNKTLVKSHPQYANLPARVPGMSAINGLNGKLKQGDKWVDVYEQNHIPKNKYFFAGTDYLGRPLGQRIIYGTKISLTVAFVAALFDLTIGVLYGIISGWKGGGVDNAMQRIIEIISSIPNLVIVVLMLVVLKPGMMSIILAIAISSWTTMARQIRAETLTLKNQEYVLAARNLGQSSWKIALKHLIPNLSSLIIIQMMYTIPTAIFFEAFLSFIGIGISAPQTSLGVLLNEGQKNFQFLPYQMWFPAIVLCVLMIAFNLLGDGLRDALDPKSRR, encoded by the coding sequence ATGAACGAAGAATTTAATGTAAGTCCTGCGGACTTTGAAAAATTAACCCCTGATGAAGTTCAAAACAATGAGAATATTTCAGGACCTTCCTTATCCTTTGGTCAAAATGTTTGGCTACAATTGAAGAAAAAGAAATCAGCAATCATTTCGGCAATAATTATTATTTTGATGGTAGTTATCTCATTTGGATCGACGCCATTCATTAATAATAAAACTTTAGTAAAATCTCATCCTCAATATGCTAACTTACCAGCACGTGTGCCAGGAATGAGTGCAATTAATGGTTTGAATGGAAAACTAAAGCAGGGAGATAAATGGGTAGATGTCTATGAACAAAATCATATTCCCAAAAATAAATATTTCTTTGCCGGTACAGATTATTTAGGACGACCTTTAGGGCAGAGAATTATTTATGGAACTAAAATTTCATTAACTGTAGCTTTTGTGGCAGCTCTATTCGATTTAACAATTGGGGTTTTATATGGAATTATTTCGGGATGGAAAGGTGGCGGCGTGGATAATGCCATGCAACGAATTATTGAAATAATTTCTTCGATTCCTAATCTTGTTATTGTTGTTTTGATGTTGGTTGTATTGAAGCCAGGAATGATGTCAATTATTTTGGCAATCGCTATTTCTTCTTGGACTACCATGGCACGACAAATCCGAGCTGAAACTTTAACTTTAAAAAACCAAGAATATGTTTTAGCTGCACGAAATTTGGGTCAATCATCTTGGAAAATTGCACTAAAGCATCTAATTCCTAATTTATCTAGTTTGATTATCATTCAAATGATGTATACCATTCCGACCGCTATTTTCTTTGAAGCATTTTTAAGTTTTATTGGAATTGGTATTTCTGCTCCTCAAACTTCTCTTGGCGTCTTGCTTAATGAGGGACAGAAGAATTTTCAATTTTTACCATATCAAATGTGGTTTCCAGCAATTGTTTTATGCGTTTTGATGATTGCCTTTAACTTATTAGGTGATGGATTAAGAGATGCATTAGATCCCAAGAGTAGAAGGTAG
- a CDS encoding ABC transporter ATP-binding protein has translation MTEKNKILEVKNLKQYFKVGRSTVKAVDDVSFDIYEGETFGLVGESGSGKTTTGRSILHLYEPTSGEIIFKGKDINKLKGRKEKMQFRRDAQMIFQDPYASLNPRMTVEDIIAEGLDIHQEVKNKADRKKRVYELLDLVGLNKEHASRFPHEFSGGQRQRIGIARALAINPKFVVADEPISALDVSIQAQVVNLMKELQEKKKLTYLFIAHDLSMVKFISDRIGVMRFGKLLEVGTADEVYNRPLHDYTKSLISAVPIPDPDIERQRQRIKYDDSKVESRKDRSLHEIEPGHFVRCADDEVDYYLKVAKSYV, from the coding sequence ATGACAGAAAAAAATAAGATTTTAGAAGTTAAGAATTTAAAACAATACTTTAAAGTAGGTCGATCAACTGTCAAAGCTGTAGATGATGTCAGTTTTGATATCTATGAAGGTGAAACTTTTGGTTTAGTAGGAGAATCGGGCTCTGGTAAGACGACTACTGGACGCAGTATTTTGCATTTGTATGAACCTACTTCCGGTGAAATTATTTTTAAAGGAAAAGATATCAACAAACTAAAAGGTAGAAAAGAAAAAATGCAATTTCGGCGTGATGCTCAAATGATTTTTCAAGACCCATATGCTTCCTTAAATCCGAGAATGACTGTCGAAGATATTATTGCAGAAGGATTAGATATTCACCAAGAAGTTAAAAACAAAGCTGATAGAAAAAAACGGGTTTATGAGTTATTGGATTTAGTAGGTTTAAACAAAGAACATGCATCACGTTTTCCTCATGAATTCTCTGGTGGGCAGCGACAAAGAATAGGAATTGCACGAGCTTTAGCAATTAATCCTAAGTTTGTTGTAGCTGATGAACCCATTTCTGCATTAGATGTGTCAATTCAAGCACAAGTGGTTAATTTAATGAAAGAATTGCAAGAGAAGAAGAAATTAACATATTTGTTTATTGCTCATGATCTTTCAATGGTTAAATTTATTTCTGATAGAATTGGGGTTATGCGATTTGGAAAGCTATTGGAGGTAGGAACTGCAGATGAAGTATATAATCGTCCATTACATGATTACACAAAAAGCTTGATATCTGCTGTTCCAATTCCCGATCCCGACATTGAACGTCAAAGACAGAGAATTAAATATGATGATTCTAAGGTTGAATCGAGGAAAGACCGTTCTTTACATGAAATTGAGCCGGGACACTTTGTGAGATGTGCTGACGATGAAGTGGATTACTACTTAAAAGTAGCAAAAAGTTATGTATAA
- a CDS encoding HD domain-containing protein: MNIELVKQFTKDHLKGEKTGHDYYHGQRVANLATKMYLSDYPDAHKDSRIVAIIQTGSYLHDTIDEKICDNPDEVIDEIKELLPKGGFTSLEIEDILFTIQHMSFSANIEHHYHLPLSGQYVQDADRIESLGAIGIARAFTYGGKHGNKIYDPKIKPEKLISHAQYRNHVETTINHFYEKLFDLEDLMNTPAAKKEAHRRTEYMREFVQEFMDEWNV; the protein is encoded by the coding sequence ATGAACATTGAATTAGTTAAGCAATTTACTAAAGATCATCTAAAAGGTGAAAAAACAGGTCATGATTACTACCATGGACAAAGAGTGGCAAATTTAGCCACAAAAATGTATCTAAGTGATTATCCAGATGCACATAAAGACAGCAGAATAGTAGCTATTATTCAGACAGGAAGTTATTTACATGATACAATCGATGAAAAAATTTGTGACAATCCTGATGAAGTTATAGACGAAATCAAAGAATTATTGCCTAAGGGTGGCTTTACTTCTTTAGAAATAGAAGATATTTTATTTACTATTCAGCATATGTCTTTTTCAGCTAATATTGAGCATCATTATCACCTTCCTTTGAGTGGACAATATGTGCAAGATGCTGATCGGATTGAAAGTTTAGGGGCAATCGGAATTGCTAGAGCATTTACTTATGGTGGTAAGCATGGAAATAAGATTTATGATCCCAAAATTAAGCCTGAGAAGCTAATAAGTCATGCTCAATATCGCAACCATGTAGAAACCACAATTAATCATTTCTATGAAAAATTATTTGATCTAGAAGACCTAATGAATACGCCTGCTGCTAAAAAGGAAGCACACCGGAGAACTGAATATATGCGTGAGTTTGTTCAAGAATTTATGGATGAATGGAATGTATAA
- a CDS encoding C1 family peptidase, which yields MSHELTLQEINQFRSDFDNSRNQVVSRAAMRSGVLEASFNPAVTNRLNDVFSVEVETDNVTNQMQSGRCWLFATLNTLRHDFGKKYKAKNFTLSQAYNFFWDKIERANIFYDAIIDSADKPLDDRTVKAYMNFAGADGGQWAMAASLVKKYGVVPTNAMPESFNTNHTAGLSDALARKERKDALVLRKLVQEGKTEEVEKKRKEFLSEIYRMTAIAVGEPPKTFDLEYRDDEKKLHLDKNLTPVEFFNKYWDINFNDYVCLTNAPDHEYGKLYSLPFEDNVNGGIPITFLNVPIEYLKEAAIKQLKDGESVWFGNDVLKEMDRKTGYLDTELYKTDELFDVDTYMTKAERLATGEGEVSHAMTLVGVDLDKGEIRKWKVENSWSEKSGRKGYFTMSDKWFDEFVYEVVVRKEFLTEDQKKLAESKPTPLPAWDSLA from the coding sequence ATGTCTCACGAATTAACCCTACAAGAAATTAATCAATTCCGTAGTGACTTTGATAATTCACGTAATCAAGTAGTTTCTCGCGCAGCAATGCGGTCCGGTGTGTTAGAAGCTTCATTTAATCCAGCAGTTACTAACCGTCTAAACGATGTATTCTCTGTCGAAGTAGAAACTGATAATGTTACTAACCAAATGCAGTCAGGTCGTTGCTGGTTATTTGCGACCTTAAATACTTTACGCCATGATTTTGGTAAAAAATATAAGGCTAAGAACTTCACCTTATCTCAAGCATATAACTTCTTCTGGGATAAGATTGAACGTGCTAATATTTTCTATGATGCAATTATTGATTCTGCAGATAAGCCCTTAGATGATCGCACAGTTAAGGCATATATGAATTTTGCTGGTGCAGATGGTGGTCAATGGGCAATGGCTGCTTCCTTAGTGAAAAAATACGGTGTTGTCCCAACCAATGCAATGCCTGAAAGTTTTAATACTAATCATACAGCTGGTTTATCTGATGCGCTAGCTCGTAAAGAAAGAAAAGATGCTTTAGTTTTACGTAAATTAGTTCAAGAAGGTAAAACTGAAGAAGTTGAAAAGAAACGCAAAGAATTTCTAAGTGAAATCTATCGCATGACTGCAATTGCTGTTGGCGAACCTCCTAAGACTTTTGACTTAGAGTACCGCGATGATGAGAAAAAACTTCACTTGGATAAAAACTTAACTCCAGTTGAATTTTTCAATAAGTACTGGGATATTAATTTCAATGATTATGTTTGCTTAACTAATGCGCCAGATCATGAATATGGCAAACTTTACTCTCTTCCATTTGAAGACAATGTTAATGGTGGTATCCCTATTACTTTCTTAAATGTTCCAATCGAATACTTAAAAGAAGCTGCCATTAAACAACTAAAAGATGGTGAAAGTGTTTGGTTTGGTAATGATGTCTTGAAAGAAATGGATCGTAAGACTGGTTACCTAGATACTGAATTATACAAGACCGATGAATTATTTGATGTTGATACTTATATGACTAAGGCAGAAAGATTGGCTACTGGTGAAGGCGAAGTTAGCCACGCTATGACTTTAGTTGGTGTTGACTTAGATAAGGGTGAAATCCGTAAGTGGAAAGTTGAAAACTCATGGAGTGAAAAATCTGGCCGTAAAGGTTACTTCACAATGAGCGATAAGTGGTTTGACGAATTTGTTTATGAAGTGGTTGTTAGAAAAGAGTTCTTAACTGAAGATCAAAAGAAACTTGCAGAAAGCAAGCCAACTCCACTTCCTGCTTGGGATTCACTAGCTTAG
- the greA gene encoding transcription elongation factor GreA: protein MVYYQKMTPEGYQEIKDEIARLKKDRPRRIKILQEARSMGDLSENSEYTTAKMELGHLQSRLRYLDKQLRYSEIIQKDESGTIDLGSNVTLLFDGDDEAEKYRIVGRMEADLAKGKISFDSPLGQALMKKKAGTTVTVEAPAGSYDVKIIAVN from the coding sequence ATGGTTTATTATCAAAAAATGACGCCTGAAGGCTATCAGGAAATTAAAGACGAGATAGCTCGCTTAAAGAAAGATCGGCCACGAAGAATTAAAATCTTACAAGAAGCTCGTAGTATGGGAGACTTATCAGAAAACTCTGAATATACTACAGCTAAGATGGAATTAGGACATTTACAAAGTCGCTTACGCTATTTAGATAAGCAATTAAGATATTCAGAAATTATTCAAAAAGATGAAAGTGGGACTATTGATTTAGGATCAAATGTTACTTTACTTTTTGATGGTGACGATGAAGCTGAAAAGTATCGGATTGTTGGTAGGATGGAAGCAGATTTAGCTAAGGGAAAAATTTCCTTTGATTCACCTTTGGGGCAAGCTTTGATGAAGAAAAAAGCTGGTACAACAGTAACTGTTGAAGCGCCAGCTGGAAGTTATGATGTTAAAATTATCGCTGTAAATTAA
- a CDS encoding 6-phospho-beta-glucosidase, with translation MTGYTMPKGFLWGGAVAAHQLEGAWDEDGKGISVADVMTVGSATKPREITDGVIPGKNYPNHEAIDFYHHYKGDIKLMAEMGFKAFRTSIAWTRIFPKGDEEEPNEAGLKFYDDLFDECHKYGIEPVITLSHFEIPYHLVKEYGGFTNRKLIDYFVRFARVCFKRYKNKVKYWMTFNEIDNQSSFNNDFLMATNSGILFKNGMGDKEKEAAMYQAAHYELVASALAVKEGHKINPDFQIGCMINYSPVRPLTPSSDDVLLADKFEQRRDFFSDVHVNGEYPNAVEDYIERNGYRPDITEEDKIALKEGTVDYVGFSYYQSTTVSSKKVKPDELTDLQEAIVENPTLERSDWGWEIDPEGLRISLNHLTDRYHKPLFIVENCLGAYDKREADGSVHDPYRIDYLRKHIEQMEKAVVLDGVDLMGYLPWGCIDLVSAGTGQMDKRYGFIYVDKNDKGEGTLERSKKDSFNWYKKVIESNGKDLD, from the coding sequence ATGACTGGATACACTATGCCTAAGGGCTTTTTATGGGGCGGCGCTGTTGCTGCTCACCAACTTGAAGGTGCATGGGATGAAGATGGAAAGGGAATTTCTGTAGCGGATGTTATGACAGTAGGATCAGCCACTAAGCCGCGTGAAATTACTGATGGCGTTATTCCTGGTAAAAACTATCCTAATCATGAGGCCATTGATTTTTACCATCACTACAAGGGTGATATTAAGTTAATGGCTGAAATGGGCTTTAAAGCTTTTCGTACTTCAATAGCTTGGACTAGAATTTTTCCTAAAGGCGATGAAGAAGAACCTAATGAAGCAGGTCTTAAGTTCTACGATGACTTATTTGATGAATGTCATAAGTATGGAATTGAACCTGTAATTACCCTTTCTCACTTTGAAATTCCTTATCACTTAGTCAAAGAATATGGTGGTTTTACTAATCGTAAATTAATTGATTACTTTGTTCGCTTTGCCCGTGTTTGCTTTAAGCGTTACAAGAATAAAGTTAAATATTGGATGACTTTCAACGAAATTGATAATCAATCTAGTTTTAACAATGACTTCTTAATGGCTACTAACTCTGGTATCTTGTTTAAGAACGGAATGGGCGATAAAGAAAAAGAAGCTGCTATGTATCAAGCAGCTCACTATGAATTAGTTGCTTCTGCTTTAGCAGTTAAAGAAGGCCACAAAATTAATCCAGACTTTCAAATTGGTTGTATGATTAATTACTCACCTGTTCGTCCTCTAACTCCATCATCAGATGATGTTTTACTTGCTGATAAGTTTGAACAAAGACGTGACTTCTTCTCTGATGTCCACGTTAATGGTGAATATCCAAATGCTGTTGAAGATTACATTGAAAGAAATGGCTACCGTCCAGATATCACTGAAGAAGATAAAATTGCCTTAAAAGAAGGTACAGTAGACTACGTTGGCTTCTCATACTATCAATCCACTACTGTTTCAAGTAAGAAAGTTAAACCAGATGAATTAACCGACTTACAAGAAGCTATCGTCGAAAACCCTACTTTAGAGCGTAGTGACTGGGGTTGGGAAATTGATCCAGAAGGTTTGAGAATCTCTCTTAACCACCTAACTGACCGCTACCACAAGCCACTATTTATCGTTGAAAATTGTCTCGGTGCTTACGACAAACGTGAAGCTGACGGGTCAGTTCATGATCCATATCGAATCGATTACTTGAGAAAACACATTGAACAAATGGAAAAGGCCGTTGTGTTAGATGGTGTTGACTTGATGGGTTATCTTCCTTGGGGATGCATAGACTTAGTTTCAGCTGGAACGGGTCAAATGGACAAGCGTTATGGCTTCATCTATGTTGACAAGAATGACAAGGGTGAAGGAACGCTAGAACGCTCAAAGAAGGATTCATTTAACTGGTATAAGAAAGTTATTGAATCTAACGGTAAAGATTTAGACTAA
- the celB gene encoding PTS cellobiose transporter subunit IIC, translated as MSDTAQPSFKDKMMKALGKFSGSRFVRAIMGAGYSIIAFSIIGSMFLVLTVLTQVITAKGFVDFYNNTFGRFNNIYTVIYNATMGIIAIYFAGSFAYNYADIYRKEENLLLDPLNAVFLTLMGLFITVPQLVWKGGNTIFVNILKKDNVVAGGYGISGSGLTRIGATGIFTGLIVAWLTVQIYRFCIKHNWRIKMPASVPSGVANSFTALIPGFVIAVVIAVIDVILIVLGTDIFQLLFIPFSFVSNIANTWWGVLIIFFLIHFLWWFGIHGATIISSFYQAIVLSNMAANAAGAHYVFAGEFSNAFVIMGGSGATLGMALWMAFAARSKQLRELGKLEAVPAVFNINEPLLFGLPIVYNIKLFIPFLAAPMVCSMTAYAAIATHLVPKIIVQQPWPIPVGLGGMMATASWQGFVLALVNAIIAFLIWYPFIKHYDNELLKEEQADATKA; from the coding sequence ATGTCTGACACTGCGCAACCATCATTTAAAGATAAAATGATGAAGGCTTTAGGTAAGTTCTCAGGTTCACGTTTTGTACGTGCAATTATGGGTGCTGGTTATTCTATTATTGCCTTTTCTATCATTGGATCTATGTTTTTGGTCTTAACAGTTTTAACACAAGTTATTACTGCTAAAGGATTTGTAGATTTTTATAACAATACATTTGGACGTTTTAACAATATTTATACTGTTATTTACAACGCCACAATGGGTATTATTGCGATATACTTTGCTGGATCATTCGCTTATAACTATGCCGATATTTATCGCAAAGAAGAAAACTTATTGCTTGATCCATTAAACGCTGTTTTCTTAACTTTAATGGGCCTATTCATTACCGTTCCACAATTAGTTTGGAAGGGCGGCAATACTATTTTTGTTAATATCTTAAAGAAAGATAATGTTGTTGCCGGAGGATATGGTATCTCTGGATCAGGTTTAACAAGAATTGGTGCGACTGGTATTTTTACTGGTTTGATCGTTGCTTGGTTAACTGTTCAAATTTATCGCTTCTGTATTAAACATAATTGGCGTATTAAGATGCCAGCATCTGTTCCATCTGGTGTTGCTAACTCATTTACTGCCTTAATTCCTGGTTTCGTCATTGCAGTAGTTATTGCGGTAATTGATGTAATTTTAATTGTACTTGGTACAGATATTTTCCAACTCCTATTTATCCCATTCTCATTTGTTTCAAATATTGCTAATACCTGGTGGGGAGTATTAATTATCTTCTTCCTGATCCACTTCTTATGGTGGTTTGGTATTCATGGTGCAACCATTATTTCAAGTTTCTATCAAGCCATTGTTTTATCAAATATGGCTGCTAATGCTGCTGGTGCTCACTATGTGTTTGCTGGTGAATTCTCAAACGCCTTTGTAATTATGGGTGGTTCTGGTGCTACCCTTGGTATGGCTCTTTGGATGGCATTTGCTGCTAGATCAAAGCAATTACGAGAACTTGGTAAACTTGAAGCTGTTCCTGCTGTATTTAACATTAACGAACCTTTACTATTTGGTTTGCCAATTGTTTATAACATTAAATTGTTTATTCCATTCTTAGCTGCTCCAATGGTATGTTCAATGACTGCTTATGCTGCAATTGCAACTCACTTAGTTCCTAAGATCATTGTTCAACAACCATGGCCAATTCCTGTAGGTCTTGGTGGTATGATGGCTACTGCTAGTTGGCAAGGTTTCGTTTTAGCCTTGGTCAATGCTATAATTGCCTTCTTGATTTGGTATCCATTTATTAAGCACTATGACAACGAATTGCTTAAGGAGGAACAAGCAGATGCTACTAAAGCATAA